In one window of Agrobacterium larrymoorei DNA:
- a CDS encoding endonuclease domain-containing protein — translation MPHNHEPPPINRTRARAMRKDSTRAENLLWQVLRGGKLEGFKFRRQVPMHNYVLDFVCFDAKVIIEVDGAQHADSDADARRDAYFRGEGFVTLRFWNDEIERNLDFVCLCVLDYLRGRQSVGRDPSLAISNT, via the coding sequence ATGCCCCATAACCACGAGCCGCCGCCAATCAACCGGACACGTGCACGAGCGATGCGCAAGGATTCGACCCGCGCAGAGAATCTTTTGTGGCAGGTGCTGCGCGGTGGGAAGCTGGAAGGATTCAAGTTTCGGCGGCAGGTGCCGATGCACAATTACGTTCTCGATTTCGTCTGCTTCGATGCGAAGGTGATTATCGAGGTGGATGGCGCGCAGCATGCGGACAGCGATGCGGATGCGCGGCGCGATGCATATTTTCGCGGCGAGGGTTTTGTGACGCTACGGTTCTGGAACGACGAGATCGAGAGAAATCTGGATTTCGTTTGTCTTTGTGTTCTGGATTATTTGCGGGGGCGTCAGAGCGTGGGGCGGGACCCCTCACTTGCAATTTCTAACACTTAG
- a CDS encoding vitamin B12-dependent ribonucleotide reductase, with amino-acid sequence MRIERRFTKPGQSPYAEIDFRKAVSEIKNPDGSIVFRLADIDVPAQFSQVATDVLAQKYFRKAGVPKVLKKVEENDVPSFLWRSVADTAAMKDIPEGERYGSEIDARQVFDRLAGTWTYWGWKGKYFSSEEDALAFRDELAYMLATQRVAPNSPQWFNTGLHWAYGIDGPGQGHFYVDPFTGKLTKSKSAYEHPQPHACFIQSVEDDLVNEGGIMDLWVREARLFKYGSGTGSNFSYLRGEGEKLSGGGKSSGLMSFLKIGDRAAGAIKSGGTTRRAAKMVVVDADHPDIEAYIDWKVNEEQKVAALVTGSKIVAKHLKAIMKACVNCEADNGDCFDPAKNPALKREIRAAKKDQVPENYVKRVIQFAQQGYKDIEFKTYDTDWDSEAYLTVSGQNSNNSVSLKDDFLRAVENDGDWNLTARRDGRVMKTLKARDLWEKISHAAWASADPGLHFNTTMNDWHTSPAAGPIRASNPCSEYMFLDDTACNLASLNLIQFKDAATKNINIADYEHAVRLWTMVLEVSVMMAQFPSRQIAELSYEYRTLGLGYANIGGLLMSSGIPYDSDEGRAIAGALTAIMTGVSYATSAEMAGELGPFPGFAPNRDNMLRVIRNHRRAAQGLAYGYEGLSVNPVPLIHADCTDQDLITHAVAAWDKALELGEQHGYRNAQTTVIAPTGTIGLVMDCDTTGIEPDFALVKFKKLAGGGYFKIINRAVPESLRSLGYSESQIAEIEAYAVGHGNLNQAPGINPGSLKAKGFTDEKIEAVNGALKSAFDIKFVFNQWTLGADFLKDTLKVSNEQLSDMSFNLLEHLGFGKKDIEAANVHVCGAMTLEGAPFLKEEHLPVFDCANPCGKIGKRYLSVESHIRMMAAAQPFISGAISKTINMPNDATVEDCGAAYMLSWKLALKANALYRDGSKLSQPLNASLVEDEDDEDAIEELIAQPQAAQAVTLTEKIIERVVERVSREREKLPNRRQGYTQKAAVGGHKVYLRTGEFGDGRLGEIFIDMHKEGAAFRAMMNNFAIAISLGLQYGVPLEEYVEAFTFTKFEPAGMVIGNDAIKNATSILDYVFRELAVSYLGRHDLAHVDTSDFSNTALGKGIQEGKTNLLSTGWTRGYKPTLVSSTAGERSGSEPKGSATAAPARASGNVTSISGNAARKLEPAIAASTSEVVAFKRDYEERAKELAEEIAEEALATESEQAATALFSDKAAADAASAKTEAKKVENERRMRSIAQGYTGNMCSECQNFTMVRNGTCEKCDTCGATSGCS; translated from the coding sequence ATGCGCATCGAACGCCGCTTTACGAAGCCCGGCCAGTCGCCTTACGCGGAAATCGACTTCCGCAAGGCAGTCAGCGAAATCAAGAATCCGGACGGCTCCATCGTGTTCCGCCTCGCGGATATCGATGTCCCGGCGCAGTTTAGCCAGGTTGCGACCGACGTTCTGGCGCAGAAATATTTCCGTAAGGCAGGCGTTCCGAAGGTTCTGAAAAAGGTTGAAGAGAACGACGTTCCGTCCTTCCTGTGGCGCTCCGTTGCCGATACGGCTGCTATGAAGGATATCCCGGAAGGTGAGCGTTACGGTTCCGAAATCGATGCGCGTCAGGTGTTCGACCGTCTCGCTGGCACCTGGACCTATTGGGGCTGGAAGGGCAAGTATTTCTCGTCCGAAGAAGATGCGCTGGCCTTCCGCGATGAGCTTGCCTACATGCTGGCCACCCAGCGCGTTGCGCCGAATTCCCCTCAGTGGTTCAACACCGGCCTGCACTGGGCCTATGGCATCGATGGCCCCGGCCAGGGCCACTTCTATGTAGACCCTTTCACCGGCAAGCTGACCAAGTCCAAGTCCGCTTACGAGCATCCGCAGCCGCATGCCTGCTTCATCCAGTCCGTCGAAGACGACCTCGTCAACGAAGGCGGCATCATGGATCTGTGGGTGCGTGAAGCGCGCCTGTTCAAATACGGCTCCGGCACCGGCTCCAACTTCTCTTATCTTCGCGGCGAAGGCGAAAAGCTGTCCGGCGGCGGCAAGTCCTCCGGCCTCATGAGCTTCCTCAAGATCGGTGACCGCGCAGCGGGCGCCATCAAGTCCGGCGGCACCACGCGCCGCGCGGCCAAGATGGTCGTCGTCGATGCCGACCACCCGGATATTGAAGCTTACATCGACTGGAAGGTGAACGAAGAGCAGAAGGTTGCCGCTCTCGTCACCGGCTCCAAGATCGTCGCCAAGCACCTGAAGGCCATCATGAAGGCCTGCGTCAATTGCGAAGCCGATAACGGCGATTGCTTCGACCCTGCCAAGAACCCTGCCCTCAAGCGCGAAATCCGCGCTGCCAAGAAGGATCAGGTTCCGGAAAACTACGTCAAGCGTGTCATCCAGTTCGCCCAGCAGGGCTACAAGGATATCGAATTCAAGACCTACGACACGGATTGGGATTCGGAAGCTTACCTCACGGTGTCCGGCCAGAACTCCAACAACTCCGTGTCACTGAAGGATGACTTCCTGCGCGCAGTTGAAAATGACGGCGACTGGAACCTGACCGCACGCCGCGATGGCCGCGTCATGAAGACGCTGAAGGCCCGCGACCTGTGGGAAAAGATTTCGCATGCCGCATGGGCATCTGCCGATCCGGGCCTGCACTTCAACACCACCATGAACGACTGGCACACCTCGCCAGCCGCTGGCCCCATCCGCGCATCCAACCCCTGCTCGGAATACATGTTCCTGGATGACACGGCCTGCAACCTTGCTTCGCTGAACCTCATCCAGTTCAAGGACGCCGCCACCAAGAACATCAACATTGCCGATTACGAGCATGCCGTCCGCCTGTGGACGATGGTTCTCGAAGTCTCGGTCATGATGGCGCAGTTCCCATCCCGCCAGATTGCGGAACTCTCTTACGAGTACCGCACGCTCGGCCTCGGCTACGCCAATATCGGCGGCCTGCTGATGTCCTCCGGCATTCCTTATGACAGCGATGAAGGCCGTGCCATTGCCGGTGCCCTCACCGCAATCATGACCGGCGTTTCCTACGCAACGTCCGCTGAAATGGCTGGCGAACTCGGCCCCTTCCCGGGCTTTGCGCCGAACCGTGACAACATGCTGCGCGTCATCCGCAACCACCGCCGCGCCGCGCAAGGTCTGGCCTATGGTTACGAAGGCCTGTCGGTAAACCCGGTTCCGCTCATCCATGCAGATTGCACGGATCAGGACCTCATCACCCACGCCGTTGCCGCATGGGACAAGGCTCTGGAGCTTGGCGAACAGCACGGCTACCGCAACGCCCAGACCACCGTTATCGCGCCGACAGGCACGATCGGCCTCGTCATGGATTGCGACACCACCGGCATCGAGCCTGACTTCGCTCTGGTGAAGTTCAAGAAGCTCGCTGGCGGCGGCTACTTCAAGATCATCAACCGCGCAGTACCAGAATCGCTCCGCTCGCTCGGTTACTCCGAAAGCCAGATCGCCGAAATCGAAGCTTACGCAGTCGGCCACGGCAATCTCAACCAGGCACCCGGCATCAACCCTGGCTCGCTGAAGGCCAAGGGCTTTACGGATGAGAAGATCGAAGCCGTCAACGGCGCGCTGAAATCCGCCTTCGACATCAAGTTCGTCTTCAACCAGTGGACACTCGGCGCGGACTTCCTGAAGGACACGCTGAAGGTTTCCAACGAGCAGCTCTCCGACATGAGCTTCAATCTGCTGGAGCATCTCGGCTTCGGCAAGAAGGACATCGAAGCGGCGAACGTTCACGTCTGCGGCGCGATGACGCTGGAAGGCGCACCGTTCCTGAAGGAAGAGCATCTGCCAGTCTTCGATTGCGCCAACCCATGCGGCAAGATCGGCAAGCGTTACCTCTCGGTCGAATCCCACATCCGCATGATGGCGGCTGCCCAGCCTTTCATCTCGGGTGCGATTTCCAAGACCATCAACATGCCGAACGATGCGACGGTGGAAGATTGCGGCGCAGCCTACATGCTGTCGTGGAAGCTGGCTCTGAAGGCCAACGCTCTCTACCGCGATGGCTCCAAGCTGTCCCAGCCGCTCAACGCATCGCTGGTGGAAGACGAGGATGACGAAGACGCAATCGAAGAGCTGATCGCTCAGCCACAGGCCGCACAGGCCGTTACGCTGACCGAAAAGATCATCGAGCGTGTGGTCGAACGCGTCAGCCGCGAGCGCGAAAAGCTGCCGAACCGCCGTCAGGGCTACACCCAGAAGGCTGCTGTCGGTGGACACAAGGTCTACCTTCGCACCGGTGAATTCGGTGATGGCCGCCTCGGCGAAATCTTCATCGATATGCACAAGGAAGGCGCTGCTTTCCGTGCGATGATGAACAACTTCGCCATCGCCATCTCGCTCGGCCTGCAATATGGCGTGCCGCTGGAAGAATATGTGGAGGCCTTCACCTTCACCAAGTTCGAGCCTGCCGGCATGGTCATCGGCAACGATGCGATCAAGAATGCCACGTCGATCCTCGACTACGTGTTCCGCGAACTCGCCGTCTCCTACCTCGGCCGTCACGATCTGGCGCATGTCGATACGTCGGATTTCTCCAACACGGCACTCGGCAAGGGCATTCAGGAAGGCAAAACCAACCTGCTCTCCACCGGCTGGACCCGCGGTTACAAGCCAACGCTCGTTTCCAGCACCGCTGGCGAACGCTCCGGCTCCGAGCCAAAAGGTTCCGCAACCGCCGCCCCCGCCCGCGCCTCCGGCAACGTAACCTCGATCTCCGGCAACGCCGCCCGCAAGCTGGAACCGGCCATCGCCGCCTCCACCTCGGAAGTCGTCGCCTTCAAGCGTGACTACGAGGAGCGCGCCAAGGAACTGGCCGAGGAAATCGCAGAAGAGGCCCTCGCCACCGAATCCGAACAGGCCGCGACAGCTCTCTTCTCCGACAAGGCAGCAGCAGACGCCGCCTCTGCCAAGACGGAAGCCAAAAAGGTAGAAAACGAACGCCGCATGCGCTCCATTGCGCAGGGTTACACGGGCAACATGTGCTCCGAGTGCCAGAACTTCACGATGGTTCGGAATGGGACTTGCGAGAAGTGCGATACTTGTGGTGCGACGAGTGGTTGCAGCTGA
- a CDS encoding ADP-ribosylglycohydrolase family protein has product MNLYDRIYGCLLGGACGDALGGPVEFLSKERIHAEYGADGITELHEYDGVVGAITDDTQMTLFTVEGLIRAGVRFDTKGICHIPSVVNHAYRRWLQTQEADFSTSANNDDIDGWLVSNERLWARRAPGATCLSALRTKMPFGDKAQNNSKGCGTVMRDAPFGFLSKSGTSYTFDLAAQTAATTHGHPSAQYASGALASIINFIADGHTLIDAVKNTMPLLERDGAEEVKSSIKNALKLSKMTNWQLRLPELGEGWVAEEALGISVLCALAGKTPYEAIVAAVNHSGDSDSTGAITGNIVGALHGASNLPEIWATKVELRDVIQTLAEDFTAVLSGKVDILASRYPGW; this is encoded by the coding sequence ATGAATCTTTATGATCGTATTTACGGATGCCTTCTAGGAGGCGCGTGTGGGGACGCGCTTGGCGGACCCGTAGAGTTCCTTTCAAAGGAACGTATCCACGCGGAATACGGCGCTGACGGCATTACGGAATTGCATGAGTACGATGGCGTTGTAGGTGCGATCACAGACGACACACAAATGACGCTCTTTACAGTGGAAGGTCTCATCAGAGCTGGAGTTCGCTTCGACACCAAAGGCATATGTCACATTCCTTCAGTCGTGAACCACGCCTATCGCCGCTGGCTACAAACCCAGGAAGCTGATTTCTCAACCTCGGCAAATAACGATGACATAGACGGATGGCTTGTTTCAAACGAACGCCTGTGGGCTAGACGGGCACCAGGAGCAACCTGCCTTTCGGCTCTTCGCACAAAAATGCCTTTTGGAGACAAGGCGCAAAATAACAGTAAGGGATGCGGTACGGTCATGCGTGACGCACCGTTTGGATTCCTTTCTAAGTCGGGCACATCCTATACTTTTGACCTAGCCGCACAGACGGCAGCAACAACACATGGTCACCCTTCTGCACAATACGCTTCTGGCGCGTTGGCGAGCATCATCAACTTCATCGCGGACGGTCACACCCTTATTGATGCCGTAAAAAACACCATGCCACTTCTCGAAAGGGATGGGGCGGAAGAAGTTAAGAGCTCTATTAAGAATGCTTTGAAGTTGAGTAAAATGACGAACTGGCAACTCCGCCTTCCTGAACTTGGAGAAGGGTGGGTAGCTGAGGAAGCTCTGGGAATTTCAGTTTTATGCGCGTTGGCGGGGAAGACGCCTTATGAAGCCATCGTCGCGGCAGTCAATCACAGCGGAGATTCTGATTCCACTGGAGCCATTACCGGTAACATCGTCGGCGCGCTTCACGGAGCTTCGAACCTGCCAGAGATATGGGCGACAAAGGTGGAGTTGCGAGATGTCATTCAGACGCTTGCAGAAGATTTCACTGCGGTTCTGAGTGGCAAAGTCGACATCTTGGCGTCGCGTTATCCCGGCTGGTAG
- the gpt gene encoding xanthine phosphoribosyltransferase produces the protein MSLPDKAFPVSWDQFHRDARALAWRLAGLNQEFKAIVCITRGGLVPAAIISRELNIRLIDTVCIATRHDYVNQGDTILLKAISPELLEKDGEGILVVDDLTDTGKTALEVREMLPKAHFACVYAKPTGVPTIDTFVTEVSQDTWIYFPWDMGFTYQEPIAKGAPG, from the coding sequence ATGTCCCTTCCCGATAAAGCCTTTCCCGTTTCCTGGGATCAGTTTCACCGTGATGCCCGCGCGCTGGCCTGGCGCCTTGCCGGCCTGAACCAGGAGTTCAAGGCCATCGTCTGCATCACGCGCGGCGGCCTCGTGCCCGCAGCCATCATTTCCCGCGAACTCAACATCCGCCTCATCGACACCGTCTGCATCGCCACGCGCCACGACTACGTCAACCAGGGCGACACCATTCTTCTCAAGGCAATCTCCCCGGAATTGCTCGAAAAGGACGGCGAAGGCATCCTCGTGGTGGACGACCTGACCGACACCGGCAAGACCGCACTCGAAGTGCGCGAAATGCTGCCCAAGGCCCACTTCGCCTGCGTCTACGCCAAACCCACCGGCGTCCCCACCATCGACACCTTCGTCACCGAAGTCAGCCAGGACACCTGGATCTACTTCCCCTGGGACATGGGCTTCACCTATCAGGAACCGATTGCGAAGGGTGCGCCGGGCTGA